A genomic window from Luteolibacter sp. LG18 includes:
- the hflC gene encoding protease modulator HflC yields the protein MKHILSALIALGLFVALIVFASCTYTVDETEQVFITEFGKVVGEPVNADPARNEAGLHFKKPFVQDVNRIEKRILAWDGPATEMPTRDKLYISVDNFARWRIADPRKYFEQLRDERTALSRLDDIIGSETRSIIAGHDLIEVIRSEKDRIPARDESLAGGNPNLGALPAIRYGRSVLSQQILDAAAPKVRSWGIELIDVRFKRINYKSGVIEKIYTRMASERQQIANRFRSEGEGEAAKIIGRKERDLLSIQSEAYRKEQEIKGKADAEATGIYAAAYSSSPGAADFYQFVKTLETYERSLSKDTTVVFTTNSELFHLLKQIEPAK from the coding sequence ATGAAACACATCCTCTCCGCGCTGATCGCGCTCGGCCTGTTCGTGGCCCTGATCGTGTTCGCGAGCTGCACCTACACCGTGGACGAGACCGAGCAGGTCTTCATCACCGAGTTCGGCAAGGTCGTGGGCGAACCCGTCAACGCCGATCCGGCCCGCAACGAGGCGGGCCTGCACTTCAAGAAGCCCTTCGTCCAGGACGTCAACCGCATCGAGAAACGCATCCTCGCCTGGGACGGCCCGGCCACCGAGATGCCCACCCGCGACAAGCTCTACATCTCGGTCGACAACTTCGCCCGCTGGCGCATCGCCGATCCGCGGAAATACTTCGAGCAGCTCCGCGACGAACGCACCGCCCTCTCCCGTCTCGATGACATCATCGGCAGCGAGACCCGCAGCATCATCGCCGGCCACGACCTGATCGAGGTGATCCGCAGCGAGAAAGACCGCATCCCCGCCCGCGATGAATCGCTCGCGGGCGGTAACCCGAACCTCGGTGCCCTGCCCGCCATCCGCTACGGCCGCAGCGTGCTCTCCCAGCAGATCCTGGACGCCGCCGCGCCGAAGGTCCGCTCCTGGGGCATCGAACTCATCGACGTCCGCTTCAAGCGCATCAACTACAAGTCCGGCGTGATCGAGAAGATCTACACCCGTATGGCCTCGGAACGCCAGCAGATCGCCAACCGCTTCCGCTCGGAAGGCGAGGGCGAGGCCGCCAAGATCATCGGCCGCAAGGAGCGCGACCTTCTCTCGATCCAGTCCGAAGCCTACCGCAAGGAGCAGGAGATCAAGGGCAAGGCCGACGCCGAGGCCACCGGCATCTACGCCGCCGCCTACAGTTCCAGCCCCGGTGCCGCGGACTTCTACCAGTTCGTGAAAACGCTGGAGACCTACGAGCGCTCGCTTTCGAAGGACACCACCGTGGTCTTTACCACGAACAGCGAGCTCTTCCACCTGCTCAAGCAGATCGAGCCCGCGAAGTAA
- the purN gene encoding phosphoribosylglycinamide formyltransferase: MRLGILGSGSGSNMQAILDAIDAGTLDAEIALVLSDNPGAFILERAAKRGIPTGVIDCLGFKTKFPDEVQATTAEQLHAAGVDIVCLAGFMRLVKQPLLEAFPDRILNIHPALLPAFPGVDAWKQALAAGATESGCTVHYVDAGMDTGPAVLQAAVPVLPDDTAETLHARIQVEEHRLYPEAIRVVAAKLGV; this comes from the coding sequence ATGCGCCTCGGTATCCTCGGCTCCGGTTCCGGTTCCAACATGCAAGCGATCCTCGACGCGATCGACGCGGGCACGCTCGACGCGGAGATCGCGCTGGTGCTTTCGGACAACCCGGGGGCCTTCATCCTGGAACGCGCGGCGAAGCGCGGGATTCCGACCGGGGTGATCGATTGCCTGGGGTTCAAGACGAAGTTCCCCGACGAGGTGCAGGCCACGACGGCGGAGCAACTGCACGCGGCGGGCGTCGACATCGTGTGCCTGGCGGGCTTCATGCGGCTGGTGAAGCAGCCGCTGCTGGAGGCCTTCCCGGACCGCATTCTGAACATCCACCCCGCGCTGCTGCCCGCCTTCCCGGGCGTCGATGCCTGGAAGCAGGCGCTGGCGGCCGGTGCCACCGAAAGCGGCTGCACGGTCCACTACGTGGATGCCGGGATGGACACCGGCCCGGCGGTCCTCCAGGCCGCGGTGCCGGTGCTGCCGGACGACACGGCGGAGACGCTGCACGCGCGCATCCAGGTGGAGGAGCACCGGCTCTACCCGGAGGCCATCCGGGTGGTGGCGGCGAAACTGGGCGTGTGA
- a CDS encoding aminopeptidase, with protein sequence MHDARIDALARQLVRYSTSLKKGEKVLIDLYDVPDAIGIALIREARAKGALPVVRIHDSRITREMLFGAEDAQYSIIAKHLLAEMKDMDAYLAIRGSHNIAESSDVPAERMKLAMKHLRPVIDHRVKKTKWCVLRWPTPAMAQQAGMSTQAFEDFYFDVCLLDYKALIPAMNALKKLMDKTDRVEITGPGTHLKFSIKDIPAIVCGGTHNIPDGEVFTAPVRDSVEGVITYNTPTIYQGIPFDNVRLEFSQGKVVKAEAGAKTKQLNKILDSDPGARYIGEFAIGFHPVIREPMRDILFDEKIAGSFHFTPGQAYEEADNGNRSQVHWDLVNIQRKDYGGGEIKFDGKVIRKDGKFIPAALAKLNG encoded by the coding sequence ATGCACGATGCCCGTATCGACGCCCTCGCCCGCCAGTTGGTCCGCTACTCCACCTCGCTGAAAAAGGGCGAGAAGGTCCTCATCGATCTCTACGACGTGCCGGATGCCATCGGCATCGCCCTGATCCGCGAGGCCCGCGCGAAGGGCGCGCTGCCGGTCGTCCGCATCCACGATTCCCGCATCACCCGCGAGATGCTGTTCGGCGCGGAGGACGCCCAGTACTCCATCATCGCGAAGCACCTGCTGGCCGAGATGAAGGACATGGACGCCTACCTCGCGATCCGCGGCAGCCACAACATCGCCGAGTCCTCCGACGTCCCCGCCGAGCGCATGAAGCTCGCCATGAAGCACCTCCGCCCGGTCATCGACCACCGAGTGAAGAAGACCAAGTGGTGCGTCCTGCGCTGGCCCACCCCGGCCATGGCCCAGCAGGCCGGCATGAGCACCCAGGCCTTCGAGGACTTCTACTTCGACGTCTGCCTCCTCGACTACAAGGCGCTGATCCCCGCCATGAACGCGCTGAAGAAGCTCATGGACAAGACCGACCGCGTCGAGATCACCGGCCCCGGCACCCACCTGAAATTCTCCATCAAGGACATCCCCGCCATCGTCTGCGGCGGCACCCACAACATCCCGGACGGCGAGGTCTTCACCGCCCCGGTGCGCGATTCCGTGGAGGGCGTGATCACCTACAACACCCCGACAATCTACCAGGGTATCCCCTTCGACAACGTGCGGCTCGAGTTCTCCCAGGGCAAGGTGGTCAAGGCCGAGGCCGGCGCGAAGACCAAGCAGCTCAACAAGATTCTCGATAGCGACCCGGGCGCCCGCTACATCGGCGAGTTCGCCATCGGCTTCCACCCCGTGATCCGCGAACCGATGCGGGACATCCTCTTCGACGAGAAGATCGCCGGTTCCTTCCACTTCACCCCCGGCCAGGCCTACGAGGAAGCGGACAACGGCAACCGCTCGCAGGTCCACTGGGACCTCGTCAACATCCAGCGCAAGGACTACGGCGGCGGCGAGATCAAGTTCGATGGCAAGGTCATCCGCAAGGACGGCAAGTTCATCCCCGCCGCCCTCGCGAAACTGAACGGCTGA